One segment of Candidatus Bathyarchaeota archaeon DNA contains the following:
- a CDS encoding substrate-binding domain-containing protein yields the protein MTNKNENGISSKIKIFAITILAIIIMSASAYIVSNQRNFQRQHLIVSTTTSLYETGLLDVLKTEFEKKYPSINVSFISQGTGLAIQTAMRGDADMILVHDPVRELKFLEEGYGVNRKVIAYNFFIIAGPDDDPANVEGLPPTEAFVKIKESGEQNSVLWVSRGDDSGTHTKEKRIWKAAGLDAEDLNKENWYIEAGSGMTATLKLANEKGAYTLADLGSYLNNYVTGNIELEIIVDAGKDTLNVYSAIANNPRKNEVAGSNYEASMKFIDFLVSDDVQEIFSEFGKEKFGKPLFNPYVKLLKSKSNPEMVQWIQELAYFGGIECPQEYRYQANELYQIISAFNFVKIGLVNLETQ from the coding sequence TTGACTAATAAAAACGAGAATGGAATTTCTTCAAAAATAAAAATATTTGCAATAACCATCTTAGCAATAATAATCATGAGTGCTTCTGCCTACATTGTATCTAATCAACGAAATTTTCAAAGACAACATCTTATAGTTTCAACTACAACAAGTCTTTACGAGACAGGTCTTTTGGATGTACTAAAGACAGAATTTGAAAAAAAGTATCCATCAATCAATGTCTCATTCATTTCGCAGGGAACAGGCTTGGCAATTCAGACTGCTATGAGAGGTGATGCAGATATGATACTAGTACATGATCCTGTGCGTGAATTAAAATTTCTAGAAGAAGGGTATGGAGTAAATCGAAAAGTAATTGCCTATAATTTCTTTATTATTGCAGGTCCAGATGATGACCCAGCAAACGTAGAGGGCCTTCCGCCAACAGAAGCCTTTGTCAAGATAAAAGAATCAGGAGAGCAGAATTCGGTTCTTTGGGTGTCTAGGGGAGATGATTCGGGTACACATACAAAAGAGAAGCGTATATGGAAAGCTGCCGGCCTAGATGCAGAGGATCTAAATAAGGAAAATTGGTATATAGAAGCAGGATCTGGGATGACTGCAACTCTCAAGTTAGCTAATGAGAAGGGAGCCTATACACTTGCAGATCTCGGAAGCTATCTAAATAATTATGTAACTGGGAATATTGAACTTGAAATAATAGTCGATGCTGGAAAAGATACACTAAACGTGTATAGTGCAATAGCTAACAACCCAAGAAAGAATGAGGTTGCAGGATCAAACTATGAAGCTTCAATGAAATTTATCGATTTTCTAGTATCTGATGATGTTCAAGAAATATTTTCAGAATTCGGCAAAGAAAAGTTTGGAAAGCCACTTTTCAATCCATATGTTAAACTTCTAAAAAGCAAAAGCAATCCAGAGATGGTACAGTGGATACAAGAGCTTGCATATTTCGGTGGAATAGAATGTCCTCAAGAATATAGGTATCAAGCTAATGAGTTGTACCAAATAATATCGGCATTCAATTTTGTAAAGATTGGATTAGTAAATCTAGAAACTCAATAA
- a CDS encoding pyridoxal phosphate-dependent aminotransferase, which produces MLSFLKEPQKETAIREAMASVTKREEANLPVIDLSSGNAGKMVLNEHLFTHFQLEVNESLPKPLRLISEALKRGLTKAFYSELAGLPYSTAGGTDAVKHLALKYFRKFHGVPLNEDDLDRVIVSAGGQQVLTASLRSIKSGTRIYIPRWEYSPVPEIIRSNGCKEVRIPLSDDLSLKLDYIKDKVEDESVLYLSMPNNPTGYTSPKDLSEITKIMGEKNGGLIWDAPYLFTILKLTSSKATFDREFQRGIINEFKNIFTEKNDNACILSSLSKTCLLTGLRFGIATSSEKWIKSMKTTISRENISSPTASFIIGAEALKLFLNEPITHEWLCRAVADRLTMLIEENIPLILPKNGIYGAFYGLIKTKDSDGSRFSNEIINKFGIVTIPGNSFYGDEIDVVRISLVATPWSEGDPIWRENVISLKKALS; this is translated from the coding sequence ATGTTGAGCTTTTTAAAGGAGCCCCAAAAAGAAACAGCAATCAGAGAAGCCATGGCTAGTGTTACAAAAAGAGAAGAAGCAAACTTACCTGTCATAGATCTTAGCAGCGGTAATGCTGGAAAGATGGTTTTGAATGAGCATCTTTTTACGCATTTTCAACTTGAAGTCAATGAGTCATTACCAAAGCCTCTCAGATTGATTAGTGAGGCTTTAAAGAGGGGATTGACCAAAGCATTTTACTCAGAGTTAGCTGGTCTACCATACTCAACTGCCGGAGGTACAGATGCTGTAAAACACCTAGCGTTAAAATATTTTAGGAAATTTCATGGGGTCCCTTTAAATGAGGATGATTTAGATAGAGTAATTGTAAGTGCTGGTGGTCAACAAGTTCTAACTGCTTCATTGCGGTCAATTAAATCTGGGACAAGAATTTATATTCCAAGATGGGAATATTCACCAGTCCCAGAGATTATACGAAGCAATGGTTGCAAGGAAGTACGTATTCCTTTGAGCGATGACCTTTCGCTTAAACTTGATTATATAAAAGATAAAGTTGAAGATGAATCTGTATTATATTTGAGTATGCCAAATAATCCCACCGGCTATACATCACCTAAGGATTTAAGTGAGATTACTAAAATTATGGGAGAGAAAAATGGCGGCTTAATATGGGATGCTCCCTATCTTTTCACTATATTAAAATTAACTTCTTCTAAGGCCACTTTCGATAGAGAATTTCAGCGAGGAATCATAAATGAGTTTAAAAATATTTTTACGGAAAAAAATGATAATGCATGTATTCTATCAAGCTTGTCCAAAACTTGTTTATTAACGGGCTTGAGATTTGGTATTGCTACTTCATCAGAAAAATGGATAAAATCTATGAAAACTACAATAAGTAGAGAAAATATAAGCAGTCCAACTGCCTCCTTCATTATAGGTGCAGAAGCATTAAAGTTATTTTTGAATGAACCGATAACCCATGAATGGCTATGTCGTGCCGTAGCAGATAGATTGACAATGCTAATTGAGGAGAATATACCTTTAATTCTTCCCAAAAATGGAATATACGGAGCATTTTATGGATTAATTAAAACTAAAGATTCTGATGGTTCAAGATTTTCAAATGAAATTATTAATAAATTCGGGATAGTAACGATTCCAGGAAATTCATTTTATGGAGACGAGATAGATGTTGTAAGAATATCGCTTGTTGCTACACCATGGAGTGAAGGAGATCCAATCTGGAGAGAAAATGTTATATCTTTGAAGAAAGCCTTGTCTTAA
- a CDS encoding ABC transporter permease: MIETLTDALIQALNLILNGDPEIFSIVLRSILISAFATLLSCIWGFPIALVIGLSSFPGRRFVRGFFNAMIGIPTVALGLLLYLLLSKSGPLGIFGLLYSPLAISIGQALLITPILISFTCSALEATDIELRDLARTLGASKLQTYFAIVKEALWGVNLAIIASFNRAFAELGIAMMLGGNIRYVTRVLTTSIALETARGEISFSIALGIILMAIVFSITVFINYLRRE; this comes from the coding sequence TTGATAGAAACGCTCACTGATGCATTGATTCAAGCACTGAATCTCATCTTAAATGGCGATCCAGAAATATTTTCAATAGTATTAAGATCGATCTTGATTTCAGCTTTCGCTACATTGCTATCGTGCATATGGGGGTTCCCTATCGCACTTGTTATTGGGCTTTCCTCTTTTCCTGGTAGGAGATTTGTTAGAGGATTTTTTAATGCTATGATTGGCATACCTACTGTTGCGCTTGGATTACTTCTTTATCTCCTGTTATCTAAGAGTGGTCCTTTAGGAATCTTTGGGCTTTTATACTCACCACTTGCAATCTCTATAGGTCAAGCATTACTCATTACGCCAATATTGATCAGCTTTACATGCAGTGCTTTGGAGGCTACAGATATTGAGTTAAGAGACTTAGCAAGAACATTAGGAGCGTCGAAACTCCAAACTTATTTTGCAATTGTAAAAGAAGCTTTATGGGGAGTCAATCTAGCAATCATAGCCTCTTTCAATCGAGCTTTCGCTGAACTTGGCATCGCAATGATGCTTGGTGGAAACATAAGATACGTTACTCGAGTATTAACTACATCAATTGCATTGGAAACAGCCCGAGGCGAAATATCGTTCAGTATTGCTCTTGGGATAATTCTCATGGCAATTGTATTCTCAATAACCGTCTTCATCAACTATCTAAGGAGGGAGTGA
- the hflX gene encoding GTPase HflX, whose protein sequence is MKAIIIECKPPNSKSRVHEAKTMAESIGYSIEKSIVQNRNKAHGTYCVGPGKLKEAKNIVCEKDIDAVIFTNTLRSSQAYKIQRELGEIRVIDRNLLILEVFDKRAMTKEAKLQIELARLRYTFSWGRELIKLKDITTEQVGWGGPGDYPFSEYEKAARKRISKIKRELSKMRSKRKLQRVRRQKLGFPIVALAGYTQSGKTTFFNKIVSESKDVGLGPFTTLSPCSRLVSRRIKGIELEFMLVDSIGFIENMHPMIIDAFEVTLDEICNADLLLLFVDASESINTILKKIYLMNKILRRIEANSDIIICANKIDLANRRDINKIRKVINKAFLDLPFYEISSTTGENVEYLLDKIGFYLQNKHTKKPTIVTG, encoded by the coding sequence TTGAAAGCCATTATCATTGAATGTAAACCACCAAATTCAAAATCAAGAGTTCACGAAGCAAAAACTATGGCTGAAAGCATAGGCTATAGTATCGAAAAATCAATAGTGCAGAATCGTAACAAAGCGCATGGCACATATTGCGTTGGCCCTGGTAAGCTTAAAGAGGCCAAAAATATTGTTTGTGAAAAAGACATAGATGCCGTAATTTTCACAAATACTTTGCGTAGCAGCCAGGCCTACAAGATTCAAAGAGAACTTGGAGAAATACGAGTAATAGATAGAAATCTATTGATACTTGAGGTGTTCGATAAAAGAGCTATGACAAAGGAAGCTAAACTCCAGATCGAACTCGCAAGGTTGCGTTATACATTCTCTTGGGGAAGAGAGTTGATTAAACTCAAGGATATTACAACAGAGCAAGTTGGATGGGGCGGTCCTGGAGATTATCCTTTTTCAGAATATGAAAAAGCAGCAAGAAAAAGGATAAGCAAAATTAAAAGAGAATTAAGTAAAATGCGTTCCAAAAGAAAACTTCAACGGGTTAGGCGTCAAAAACTAGGATTTCCTATTGTCGCACTTGCTGGATATACCCAAAGTGGAAAAACAACTTTTTTCAACAAAATAGTCTCTGAATCAAAAGATGTAGGATTAGGTCCATTTACCACATTATCTCCATGTTCTCGTCTTGTTTCTAGGAGAATTAAAGGCATTGAATTAGAATTCATGTTAGTTGATTCTATCGGTTTTATTGAAAATATGCATCCTATGATTATAGATGCTTTTGAAGTGACTCTAGATGAAATTTGTAATGCTGATCTTTTGCTTCTTTTTGTTGATGCTAGCGAGAGTATAAATACCATTTTGAAGAAAATCTACTTAATGAATAAGATCCTAAGAAGAATTGAAGCAAATTCAGATATAATCATTTGTGCTAATAAAATCGATTTAGCCAATAGACGAGATATTAACAAAATACGGAAAGTAATCAATAAAGCATTTTTAGATCTACCTTTTTATGAGATAAGTTCCACGACAGGCGAGAACGTGGAATATTTACTAGATAAAATAGGATTTTATCTACAAAACAAACATACAAAGAAACCTACAATAGTTACAGGTTAA
- the dnaJ gene encoding molecular chaperone DnaJ — protein sequence MSSKDYYEILGLSRDASKDEVKNTYRKLALKYHPDRNKSSDAEERFKEISEAYAVLADDQKRKYYDTFGHAGISDRYSREDIFRGVDFESIFKDIGFGFGGFGDVFERFFGMQGWGWQSTPKGRDIEYNLEITLEEASTGVEKTIPVSNIENCDVCDGTGAKPGTSPESCTKCKGRGQISFSRTAGGASHVLFTQIIPCNNCNGKGTITKSPCKECQGEGKVQSQHEIKVTIPPGVESGGILKLSGQGDTGEGGAPAGDLYVIVHIKQHEIFHRQGNDIMCEIPITFTQATLGAEIKVPTLDGGAYLKIPKATQNGTIFKLKEEGMPSIHERAKGDELVRIFVEIPKKLSRKQKKLLKEFEKEIKK from the coding sequence TTGTCTAGCAAGGACTATTATGAGATTCTTGGTTTATCTAGAGATGCATCAAAAGATGAGGTAAAAAACACATATCGTAAGCTAGCATTAAAGTATCATCCAGATAGGAATAAATCCTCAGACGCAGAAGAAAGATTTAAAGAGATATCAGAAGCGTACGCAGTTCTTGCAGACGATCAAAAAAGAAAATATTATGATACATTTGGCCACGCAGGTATAAGCGATAGGTACTCTCGAGAGGACATATTCAGGGGAGTGGATTTTGAAAGCATCTTCAAAGATATAGGATTCGGATTTGGTGGTTTCGGAGATGTTTTCGAAAGATTTTTTGGAATGCAGGGTTGGGGTTGGCAATCAACGCCCAAAGGACGGGATATCGAATACAACCTAGAAATAACTTTAGAAGAGGCTTCAACAGGTGTTGAAAAAACTATACCTGTTTCCAATATTGAAAATTGTGATGTATGTGATGGGACTGGTGCAAAACCTGGAACCTCTCCAGAATCCTGTACAAAATGTAAAGGAAGGGGGCAGATCAGCTTTAGCCGTACAGCAGGTGGAGCATCTCATGTTCTATTTACGCAAATAATACCATGCAATAATTGTAATGGAAAAGGAACGATAACTAAATCTCCTTGTAAGGAATGTCAAGGTGAAGGAAAAGTTCAAAGCCAGCATGAAATAAAAGTCACAATACCCCCAGGCGTAGAATCAGGTGGAATACTCAAGCTAAGTGGCCAAGGGGATACTGGTGAAGGTGGTGCACCTGCAGGCGATCTTTACGTTATAGTCCATATAAAACAACATGAAATTTTCCATAGACAAGGAAATGACATAATGTGTGAAATTCCAATAACATTTACTCAAGCAACTCTAGGTGCAGAAATCAAAGTGCCAACTTTAGACGGAGGAGCATATTTGAAGATACCTAAAGCAACTCAAAATGGGACCATTTTCAAACTTAAAGAAGAAGGAATGCCTTCAATTCATGAAAGAGCAAAAGGAGATGAGCTTGTTAGAATCTTCGTTGAAATTCCTAAAAAGCTCTCAAGGAAACAAAAAAAGCTTCTGAAAGAATTTGAAAAAGAAATAAAAAAATAA
- a CDS encoding sodium:calcium antiporter, which translates to MIDWASFILQGLILAISLAILVKFSDMVSDSSYNIAKITGLGEMAVGFLVLSIVTSLPELTVSISALNSGDVNIPIGTIFGSNIANIGLILGLTAILSPTVILIKREDLRSLTLMLVIASLVPLQLLILSRFVNLIGFTLLAIFVIFSIYSIKNRIPVIEEEPKKIRKNITTQLALVFGGIAVIIISSQFVVSSAVAISNMLAIDQAVIGATVIAIGTSLPELSVSLSSVKKGHTGLALGNILGSCITNLTLILGFILILSQVKINFFLFAQLMAMLIIVNIALWRFIVDRKIGLGEGLILLLIYLIFLASTLGIQVAILNPEFLIGVLISTTDLLLKTFTYAIVGIVAFILGWFLGKG; encoded by the coding sequence TTGATTGATTGGGCGAGTTTTATTCTTCAGGGTTTAATTTTAGCAATATCCTTAGCCATTTTAGTAAAATTCAGCGATATGGTATCCGATTCATCTTACAATATAGCAAAAATTACAGGACTTGGAGAGATGGCAGTTGGTTTTCTTGTCCTCTCAATAGTAACTTCGCTTCCAGAATTAACCGTATCCATTTCAGCGCTCAACTCTGGGGATGTCAATATACCTATAGGAACAATCTTTGGCTCAAATATCGCAAATATAGGTCTGATCCTAGGTTTGACTGCAATTCTATCTCCAACGGTCATTTTAATTAAGCGTGAGGATCTAAGAAGCTTAACCTTGATGCTAGTTATCGCATCACTAGTGCCCTTACAATTGCTGATCTTAAGCAGATTCGTAAACTTAATCGGTTTTACTCTTCTTGCAATATTTGTTATCTTTTCTATATATTCTATAAAAAACAGAATACCAGTTATTGAAGAAGAACCAAAAAAAATAAGAAAGAACATAACCACTCAGCTAGCTTTAGTTTTTGGAGGAATAGCAGTTATTATTATAAGCTCTCAATTTGTAGTAAGTTCCGCTGTAGCTATTTCAAATATGTTAGCAATTGATCAAGCGGTTATAGGCGCAACTGTAATAGCTATTGGCACATCCCTTCCTGAGCTTTCAGTTAGCTTGAGTTCTGTAAAAAAGGGCCACACAGGTCTTGCTCTTGGAAATATCTTAGGATCTTGTATAACGAATCTTACCCTGATTTTAGGTTTCATTCTAATATTATCTCAAGTAAAAATAAATTTCTTTTTATTTGCACAATTAATGGCGATGCTTATTATAGTTAATATCGCATTGTGGAGATTTATAGTAGATAGGAAGATTGGCTTAGGAGAAGGCCTAATCTTACTTCTTATCTACCTAATATTTCTGGCTTCAACTTTAGGAATTCAAGTAGCTATTTTGAACCCAGAGTTCTTAATTGGAGTTTTAATATCTACTACAGATCTGCTTCTAAAGACTTTCACATATGCAATTGTTGGAATTGTTGCCTTTATTTTGGGGTGGTTTCTGGGAAAGGGATGA
- a CDS encoding LysR family transcriptional regulator, translating into MIKKQRTFAPSFKVWLERERLHVLGKGGASLLKAISEQGSITKAAKRIGVSYKYAWDRLADIERVLGEPVLKTRRGGKDGGGGAELTETGKGLLKDYERIEKYLNRVLKDENSWEMIGLRISARNRLNGIVEDVNKGSVTSKVKIKIEVPVTISAVITTEAVEDLNIKPGDRVDAVIKATEVMVAKD; encoded by the coding sequence TTGATAAAGAAACAAAGAACTTTTGCCCCCTCTTTCAAAGTATGGCTAGAAAGAGAGCGTCTACATGTGCTTGGAAAGGGTGGAGCTTCCCTTCTAAAAGCAATAAGCGAACAAGGTTCGATCACAAAAGCAGCGAAGAGAATCGGTGTATCATATAAGTATGCATGGGATAGGTTAGCAGATATTGAAAGGGTACTTGGAGAGCCTGTTTTAAAAACAAGGAGAGGTGGAAAGGACGGTGGGGGCGGGGCAGAATTAACTGAAACGGGAAAGGGACTCTTAAAGGATTATGAGAGGATTGAAAAATATTTGAATAGAGTTCTGAAAGATGAAAATTCTTGGGAGATGATAGGATTGAGAATAAGTGCTAGAAATCGTCTGAATGGAATTGTTGAAGATGTAAACAAAGGATCGGTGACTTCAAAAGTAAAAATTAAGATTGAAGTACCAGTGACGATATCAGCGGTAATTACAACAGAAGCGGTAGAGGATCTTAATATAAAGCCTGGAGATAGGGTTGATGCTGTCATAAAGGCTACAGAAGTCATGGTTGCTAAAGATTGA
- a CDS encoding DUF167 domain-containing protein — translation MKYEVNVVFHKDVFKINGNKIIIGISSKPEKGKANLELIKKLAEYLNCSSSNVRIVSGFKSRRKIVEILEK, via the coding sequence ATGAAGTATGAAGTTAATGTAGTTTTTCACAAAGATGTCTTTAAAATAAATGGAAATAAGATAATAATCGGCATATCGTCTAAGCCTGAAAAAGGAAAGGCTAATCTTGAGCTCATAAAGAAATTAGCGGAATATCTTAACTGTTCCTCATCGAATGTAAGAATAGTTTCTGGTTTCAAATCTAGAAGAAAAATCGTTGAAATACTTGAAAAATAG
- a CDS encoding trypsin-like peptidase domain-containing protein has product MPSSRKNLLLVSVLVIQLILLGAFAYLYSDTKSQYDVVRREYDEINSQLQELRQRPIVVTGNDSIIPSLIYESIEPSVVKITNRGESFFIGEYHSEGSGFVYDKKGHIITNNHVVEGADSIEVTFLDGEIYKAEIIGTDAYSDIGVVKIDIPPDRLKPVFLGDSSEIQIGERVYAIGTPFGLSGSMTEGIVSQLGRTLPAVGGYLTPSVIQVDAAINPGNSGGPLLNIYGEVIGVNTAIQSETGVFSGVGFAIPSNLVKKVASSLILSGEHKHAWIGISGMSLNIQLEEIMGLNNTKGFLIQEVTVDSPAERGGLRGGEEIVTIDDQEVKIGGDVVIAADDISIIRLEDLLVYLEYEKSPGDEIVLKIIRDGELIEVKVLLGERPSPEEIS; this is encoded by the coding sequence TTGCCATCTTCGCGAAAGAATCTCTTACTTGTATCAGTTTTAGTTATCCAATTAATTCTTCTTGGAGCATTTGCTTATCTTTATTCAGATACAAAATCGCAATATGATGTGGTCCGTAGAGAATATGATGAAATTAATAGTCAACTTCAAGAATTACGCCAAAGACCAATAGTCGTGACTGGCAACGACTCGATTATACCTTCGTTAATTTATGAAAGTATCGAGCCATCGGTAGTGAAGATAACAAATAGAGGAGAATCTTTCTTTATAGGAGAGTATCATTCAGAGGGTTCTGGCTTTGTATATGATAAGAAAGGACATATAATTACAAATAATCATGTAGTCGAAGGAGCTGATTCTATAGAAGTTACATTTTTAGATGGAGAAATTTACAAGGCTGAAATAATAGGAACAGATGCGTATAGCGACATTGGTGTTGTCAAAATTGATATTCCACCTGATCGATTGAAACCTGTATTTCTTGGCGATTCTTCAGAAATCCAGATCGGTGAGAGAGTATATGCAATAGGTACTCCATTTGGATTGAGCGGTTCAATGACTGAGGGTATAGTAAGCCAGCTTGGAAGGACCCTTCCCGCGGTTGGAGGTTACCTCACACCCAGTGTTATTCAGGTTGATGCAGCAATAAACCCTGGAAATAGCGGAGGCCCTCTTCTTAACATTTATGGTGAAGTAATTGGAGTAAATACGGCCATACAATCAGAAACTGGAGTTTTTTCAGGAGTTGGATTTGCAATACCTTCAAACTTAGTAAAGAAAGTTGCTTCTTCCTTGATATTATCCGGCGAACACAAACATGCTTGGATAGGAATCTCAGGTATGAGTCTAAATATTCAATTGGAAGAAATAATGGGGCTGAATAATACCAAAGGATTCCTAATACAGGAAGTTACTGTGGATAGCCCAGCTGAAAGAGGAGGATTACGAGGAGGAGAGGAGATAGTTACAATTGACGACCAAGAAGTAAAAATTGGCGGAGATGTTGTAATCGCAGCAGATGACATCAGTATTATAAGACTTGAGGATTTGCTTGTTTATCTAGAATATGAGAAATCCCCCGGAGATGAGATAGTATTGAAGATTATCAGAGATGGAGAATTAATAGAGGTCAAAGTTTTACTCGGAGAAAGGCCTTCGCCTGAAGAAATCAGTTAA
- the dnaK gene encoding molecular chaperone DnaK: MSESKKEKIIGIDLGTSNSAAAVLKGGKPTIIPSAEGTTASGKAFPSFVAFTKDGQMLVGEPARRQAITNPEGTVMAIKRKMGTDYKVEFNDKEYTPQQISAFILQKIKKDSEAYLGTKIKKVVITAPAYFNDNQRQATKDAGKIAGLDVVRIINEPTAASLAYGIDKGEKEQEIMVFDFGGGTLDVTMLEFGGGVFEVKSTSGDTQLGGTDMDNALIDYMASEFKKDNGIDVRDDKKAMQRLRDSAEKAKIELSTTLSTDINLPYFAEDSKGPKHLEMAINRAKLEELVRPIVEKCRESMIRAIEDAKWDTKDVDKIILVGGPTRMPMVQKFVEEVMEKPPERGVDPMECVAMGAAIQAGVLAGEVKDLLLLDVTPLSLGVETLGGVLTKVIERNTTIPTKKSQIFTTAADGQTSVTVHVLQGERSMAVDNVSLGNFILTGIAPAPRGIPQIEVTFDINADGILDVSAKDLATDKEQKITITASTKLKEEDIDKMVKEADKFAEQDKKKKEEVELRNQADSILYTTKKTIEDLGDKIAKDQKEKLEKATKELEDVLSGKDLDKIKKKVESLTTLLQQIGATVYQQAASKQAKSDKKKTSQKKNKEKVVDADYKVVDKDKK; encoded by the coding sequence ATGAGTGAGTCCAAAAAGGAAAAGATTATAGGAATAGATCTAGGAACGAGCAACTCGGCCGCCGCTGTACTTAAGGGTGGAAAACCTACTATAATTCCTAGCGCAGAAGGTACGACTGCAAGCGGCAAGGCTTTTCCTTCTTTTGTAGCATTTACAAAAGATGGCCAGATGTTGGTAGGTGAACCAGCTAGAAGACAGGCAATTACCAATCCTGAAGGTACAGTGATGGCAATTAAACGGAAAATGGGAACTGATTATAAAGTAGAATTTAATGATAAAGAATACACCCCTCAACAAATTTCTGCATTTATCTTACAGAAAATAAAGAAGGATTCCGAAGCGTATCTTGGAACAAAGATTAAGAAAGTAGTCATTACAGCACCTGCCTATTTCAACGACAATCAAAGGCAAGCTACCAAAGATGCTGGTAAAATTGCGGGATTAGATGTAGTGAGGATAATTAATGAGCCCACAGCTGCCTCTCTTGCCTACGGTATAGATAAGGGTGAGAAGGAGCAGGAAATAATGGTTTTCGACTTTGGAGGAGGTACATTAGATGTTACTATGCTAGAATTTGGTGGAGGAGTTTTTGAAGTAAAATCCACAAGCGGCGACACTCAATTAGGCGGTACGGATATGGACAATGCCTTAATCGATTATATGGCTAGTGAATTTAAAAAGGACAATGGTATCGACGTAAGAGACGATAAAAAAGCTATGCAAAGATTGAGGGATTCGGCTGAGAAAGCAAAAATTGAACTCTCAACTACACTTTCAACAGATATCAACCTTCCATATTTTGCGGAAGACTCGAAAGGTCCAAAACACCTCGAGATGGCAATAAATAGGGCAAAACTGGAGGAACTCGTCAGGCCAATTGTAGAAAAATGCAGAGAATCTATGATTAGGGCAATTGAGGATGCAAAATGGGATACAAAGGATGTTGATAAAATAATCCTTGTTGGTGGGCCTACTAGGATGCCTATGGTGCAGAAATTTGTGGAAGAAGTGATGGAAAAACCTCCAGAAAGGGGAGTGGACCCGATGGAATGTGTTGCAATGGGTGCAGCAATTCAAGCTGGAGTACTGGCTGGAGAAGTAAAAGATTTGCTTTTGTTGGATGTAACACCACTATCTTTGGGAGTTGAAACATTGGGTGGCGTATTAACAAAAGTAATTGAGAGGAATACCACTATTCCAACTAAAAAAAGTCAAATTTTCACCACAGCAGCTGATGGTCAGACTAGCGTTACTGTGCATGTTCTGCAAGGTGAACGTTCAATGGCGGTTGATAACGTTTCTTTGGGTAATTTTATTTTAACTGGTATAGCTCCTGCTCCGAGAGGGATCCCGCAGATAGAAGTAACATTTGACATAAATGCTGATGGAATTCTAGATGTTTCAGCTAAAGACCTTGCAACCGATAAAGAACAGAAAATAACCATAACAGCTTCGACCAAACTGAAAGAAGAGGACATTGATAAAATGGTCAAAGAAGCTGATAAATTTGCGGAGCAAGATAAAAAGAAGAAGGAAGAAGTTGAACTCCGCAATCAAGCCGATTCAATATTATACACAACAAAAAAAACCATAGAAGATTTAGGGGATAAAATAGCCAAAGATCAGAAAGAGAAATTGGAAAAAGCGACTAAAGAACTTGAAGATGTTTTAAGCGGCAAAGATCTTGATAAGATTAAGAAAAAGGTAGAGAGTCTAACTACTTTGCTTCAACAGATTGGTGCGACTGTCTATCAACAAGCAGCTAGCAAGCAAGCTAAGTCCGATAAAAAGAAGACATCTCAAAAGAAAAACAAAGAAAAAGTTGTAGACGCCGATTATAAAGTAGTTGATAAAGATAAGAAATAA